One Felis catus isolate Fca126 chromosome D1, F.catus_Fca126_mat1.0, whole genome shotgun sequence DNA segment encodes these proteins:
- the CLNS1A gene encoding methylosome subunit pICln isoform X1, which yields MSFLKSFPPPGSAEGLRQQQPETEAVLNGKGLGTGTLYIAESRLSWLDGSGLGFSLEYPTISLHAVSRDLNAYPREHLYVMVNAKFGEESKESVAEEEEDDSDDDVEPIAEFRFVPNDKSALEAMFTAMCECQALHPDPEDEDSDDYDGEEYDVEAHEQGQGDIPTFYTYEEGLSHLTAEGQATLERLEGMLSQSVSSQYNMAGVRTEDSIRDYEDGMEVDTTPTVAGQFEDADVDH from the exons ATGAGCTTCCTCAAAAGTTTCCCGCCGCCCGGCTCGGCTGAGGGGCTCCGGCAGCAGCAGCCAGAGACCGAGGCTGTGCTGAACGGCAAGGGCCTCGGCACCGGCACCCTTTACATCGCTGAGAG CCGCCTGTCTTGGTTAGATGGCTCTGGATTAGGATTCTCACTGGAATACCCCACTATTAGCTTGCATGCGGTGTCCAGGGACCTAAATGCCTATCCACGAGAGCATTTGTATGTTATGGTGAATGCCAAATTTGGAG AGGAATCAAAAGAATCTGTTGCTGAGGAAGAAGAAGACGACAGTGATGATGATGTGGAACCTATTGCTGAATTTAGATTTGTGCCTAATGATAAGTCAGCAT TGGAGGCAATGTTCACTGCAATGTGTGAATGCCAGGCTTTGCATCCAGATCCTGAGGATGAAGATTCAGATGATTACGATGGAGAAGAATATGATGTGGAAGCACATG aacaaGGGCAGGGAGACATCCCTACATTTTACACCTATGAAGAAGGATTGTCCCATTTAACAGCAGAAGGCCAAGCCACATTGGAGAGATTAGAAGGAATGCTTTCTCAGTCTGTGAGCAGCCAATACAACATGGCTGGAGTTCGGACAGAAGATTCAATAAGAGATTATGAAG atGGGATGGAGGTAGATACTACACCAACAGTTGCTGGACAGTTTGAGGATGCAGATGTTGATCACTGA
- the CLNS1A gene encoding methylosome subunit pICln isoform X2, translating into MSFLKSFPPPGSAEGLRQQQPETEAVLNGKGLGTGTLYIAESRLSWLDGSGLGFSLEYPTISLHAVSRDLNAYPREHLYVMVNAKFGEESKESVAEEEEDDSDDDVEPIAEFRFVPNDKSALEAMFTAMCECQALHPDPEDEDSDDYDGEEYDVEAHEQGQGDIPTFYTYEEGLSHLTAEGQATLERLEGMLSQSVSSQYNMAGVRTEDSIRDYEG; encoded by the exons ATGAGCTTCCTCAAAAGTTTCCCGCCGCCCGGCTCGGCTGAGGGGCTCCGGCAGCAGCAGCCAGAGACCGAGGCTGTGCTGAACGGCAAGGGCCTCGGCACCGGCACCCTTTACATCGCTGAGAG CCGCCTGTCTTGGTTAGATGGCTCTGGATTAGGATTCTCACTGGAATACCCCACTATTAGCTTGCATGCGGTGTCCAGGGACCTAAATGCCTATCCACGAGAGCATTTGTATGTTATGGTGAATGCCAAATTTGGAG AGGAATCAAAAGAATCTGTTGCTGAGGAAGAAGAAGACGACAGTGATGATGATGTGGAACCTATTGCTGAATTTAGATTTGTGCCTAATGATAAGTCAGCAT TGGAGGCAATGTTCACTGCAATGTGTGAATGCCAGGCTTTGCATCCAGATCCTGAGGATGAAGATTCAGATGATTACGATGGAGAAGAATATGATGTGGAAGCACATG aacaaGGGCAGGGAGACATCCCTACATTTTACACCTATGAAGAAGGATTGTCCCATTTAACAGCAGAAGGCCAAGCCACATTGGAGAGATTAGAAGGAATGCTTTCTCAGTCTGTGAGCAGCCAATACAACATGGCTGGAGTTCGGACAGAAGATTCAATAAGAGATTATGAAG GTTGA